The DNA window GCTTTACTGCGAGACCCACGAGTCGAGCAGTTGCGAAAGCAGAACTTAGTGATCCGACCATTCAATATAGGATGGTGGAAGCTCATCGGATAAAAGCTACTCCGGGGATAACAGGCTAGTCACGCCCAAGCGTCCACAGCGACGGCGTGGTTCGGCACCTCGATGTCGGCTCGTCGCATCCTGGGGGTGAAGAAGCTCCCAAGGGTTTGGCTGTTCGCCAATTAAAGCGGCACGCGAGCTGGGTTCAGACCGTCGTAAGACAGGTTGGTCTCCTATCTGCTACAGTCGTGGAAATTTGAGAGAGCCCCTCCTTAGTACGAGAGGACCAGGGGGGACGGAGCTCTGGTGTACCAGCTGTTCTACCAAGGGCATTGCTGGGTAGCTACTCTCCGGTTTGGATAAACGCTGAAAGCATATAAGCGTGAAGCCGTTCTCAAGATTAGATTTCATAGGAACGTTAGAGACTATGACGTTGATAGGACGCAGGTGCAAGTGTAGCAATACATTCAGCCGAGCGTTACTAATATTCCATTAGATTTTCCCACATTCTTACTTTGAAAGTACATTTGATTGTCTTGATCAGTATGCAACATCGCTAGATAACAGAGTCTTGGTGCTTCAAGCGGGAGGGTCACACCCGTTCCCATCTCGAACACGGAAGTTAAGCCTCTCAGCGTCGATGATACTTGGGCCTGAGCCCTGGAAAAGTAGACCAGCGCCAGGACCTTGCTATCTAGCAATTCTATAAAAGCCGCTTTATGCGGCTTTTATTTGTGAATACAAGAAAATTAATAGCGCCCATAAGGGTCGGCATTTAGCCGACCCTGTTTTTTTATTGTAAATTCGGCTCACAGATGATATCTTTAAAGCAATAAAACATCATTTCCAAACGTGTGAAAAAGCAGAAAATAGTTACAATCGGCGGAGGGACGGGCAGCTTTACGGTCTTGTCGGGGTTGAAATATTATCCCGTCGAACTATCGGCAATTGTCAGTATGGCCGACGACGGTGGCTCCACTGGCGTATTGCGCGATGAATTAGGGGTGCTGCCACCTGGCGACGTGCGGCAGTGCCTGGTGGCCCTGTCTGAATCGCGCAAGACCCTGCTTGAGCTTTTTAACTATCGCTATTCCCATGGCGGTTTGTCCGGACACAGCTTCGGCAATATCTTCCTCTCCACTTTGGAAAAGATGACTGGCGACTTCGGCAAGGCAGTCAAGGAAGCTGGCATGATTCTGCGTATCCAGGGCCAGGTTATTCCCGTCACGCTCGCCGATACCAAGCTGGTGGCTGAACTGAAAGGCGGCAAGGTTATCGCGGGACAGTACAAGATAGAACAGGCTCATCCAAACGATATAAAGAAATTGTGGCTTAGCCCTCGAGCCAAGGCCAATGCTGAAGCCATCAAGGCCATCCGCCGAGCCGATAAGATTGTCATCAACCCAGGTAACTTGTTTCTATCAATCATCCCCAACCTGCTGGTTTCCGGCGTAGCCAAAGCGATCCGCGAATCTCGCGGTCAGAAAATATATGTGGCTAACCTGATGAGTTCACTCGGTTTGACTGATAACTTCACGGTTATGGATCATGTCGAGGTTCTGGACCAATATCTCGGACGCAATACCATCGATGCGATCGTCTATAACACCCAGCGGCCAAGCGCCGAACAACTAAGGAAGTATAGCCGTGAAGGCGAACACATGGTTGAACTGGGCGAATTGCCGAAAAATAGCCGTTTGAAGCTAGTGGGTGATAATCTTATAGCTCGGAGAGTCTATCGGCGCCCTAACGGCGACAAGGTCCACCGTACGCTGATACGTCATGACAGCGATAAGATAGCCAAAATAATCTTCGCCTTATAACCATGAGAATAGTCGCTGATCTGCATATCCACTCCAAGTACTCGCGCGCATGTTCGCGTGATTTGGAGCTGCCTAAGATTGCCGGAACCTGCGCGACCAAAGGCATCGACCTGGTTGCGACCGGAGATTTTACTCACCCGGCCTGGTTCGCTGCGATAGAAAAAGAACTGGAGGAAGATGGGTCCTCGGGGCTTTATCGGCTGTGCTCTGGCGGCATTCAAGATATCAGGTTCGTCTTGTCCACGGAATTGGCGTTGATTTATAAGGATGGCGACCGGACTCGGCGGCTGCATATCATGGTTCAAGCACCTGATTTGGCGAGCGCCAAAACATTGAACGACCAGCTGGGCAGGCGTTTTAATCTTAAGTCTGACGGCCGCCCGATTCTAGGACTACCGGCGAATGACTTGGTAAAGCTCTGCCTTTCTATCCATCCGCATTTTCTGGTGTACCCAGCCCATATATGGACGCCGTGGTTTTCCGTTTTCGGTTCAAAATCGGGCTATGATTCGTTAGCTGATTGTTTCAAAGATCAGGCTGAGCACATCTTCGCATACGAAACCGGCCTGTCATCTGACCCGGAGATGAATTGGCGCGTCAGCCAGCTGGACAGCCTGACTTTGCTATCAAATTCAGATGCACATTCCTTGCCGAATCTGGGAAGAGAATGCAACATTTTTGATTTACCCGAGGTATCATACGAGGCCCTGTATCAGGCGATAAGGAACAAGACCGGTATGGACTTTACCCTCGAGTTTTATCCCGAAGAAGGAATGTATCATTTCGATGGGCACAGGGATTGCGCTTTCAGCTCACATCCGATCGAAACTGCGAAGCACGGAGGCATTTGCCCTGTCTGTAAAAAGCCTTTAGTTATCGGTGTTTTGTCCCGTGTCGGAGATTTGGCGGAGCGGCCTGAAGGCTTCGTGCTGCCAGGTGCTCCAGGGTTTAAGAAGCTGATCGAATTGGATAAGATTATCGCTGCAGCGAGCGGAGTGAAGAGCCGTTCTTCCAGGAAGGTTCAGGAGATGTATGCTCTGATGATCGGCAGTCTGGGTAGCGAGCTGGAGATTTTGTTGGAAAAGCCGATAGATCAGATTGCTGCCGTAGCTAATGATGTGATCGCCGAAGGCGTCCGTCGAGTACGCTCGGGAGAGTTGATCATCAAGCCCGGCTTCGACGGGCAATACGGAGAAGTGTCGATTTTTAATGAAGACGAAACACCCGGCAAAGGACAGAAGAGATTGTTTTAAGAACATTGCATAACAAAAACCCCGATTTTATCGGGGTTTTTGTTTCCTCCTCTCGCCAAGCAGCTGGCGATCGTAATTATTTCGCCCGCCAAATGATTGGCGAGGAGAAAAGAAATTTTATTTCTTTTTCTTTGCTACCTTTTTGGCCGGCTTTTTTACTGCCTTCTTGACTACTTTCTTGGCAGCTGGTTTTTTTGCGGCCGGCTTTTTGGCAGCGACTTTTTTGGTCGCGACTTTCTTTTTTGCCGGAGCCTTCTTAACAGCTTTTTTGACGACTGCCTTCTTGGCGGCCGGCTTTTTTACTGCCTTCTTGACTACTTTCTTGGCAGCTGGTTTTTTCTTGGTTGCCATTTTTTTCACCTCCTTTCCTTGCGTGCGGCATGATGCACGTCGCACGATTATCATCTTAATTATATTATAGAGAAAAATCGCCAAACTCTCAATGGAAAAAGAGCGATCAAAAAGTTGTCGCGTGCGATCAGCCGCACGGCAAGTTTCTTAATTATTTTTTAATCTATAGATGCTAAATTTCAATAGCGTAAGAATAGATATGATTCCAGGATGTATTGGGCGGTGAGTTCATAGCAGATTTTTA is part of the Candidatus Falkowbacteria bacterium genome and encodes:
- a CDS encoding YvcK family protein — protein: MKKQKIVTIGGGTGSFTVLSGLKYYPVELSAIVSMADDGGSTGVLRDELGVLPPGDVRQCLVALSESRKTLLELFNYRYSHGGLSGHSFGNIFLSTLEKMTGDFGKAVKEAGMILRIQGQVIPVTLADTKLVAELKGGKVIAGQYKIEQAHPNDIKKLWLSPRAKANAEAIKAIRRADKIVINPGNLFLSIIPNLLVSGVAKAIRESRGQKIYVANLMSSLGLTDNFTVMDHVEVLDQYLGRNTIDAIVYNTQRPSAEQLRKYSREGEHMVELGELPKNSRLKLVGDNLIARRVYRRPNGDKVHRTLIRHDSDKIAKIIFAL
- a CDS encoding DNA helicase UvrD: MRIVADLHIHSKYSRACSRDLELPKIAGTCATKGIDLVATGDFTHPAWFAAIEKELEEDGSSGLYRLCSGGIQDIRFVLSTELALIYKDGDRTRRLHIMVQAPDLASAKTLNDQLGRRFNLKSDGRPILGLPANDLVKLCLSIHPHFLVYPAHIWTPWFSVFGSKSGYDSLADCFKDQAEHIFAYETGLSSDPEMNWRVSQLDSLTLLSNSDAHSLPNLGRECNIFDLPEVSYEALYQAIRNKTGMDFTLEFYPEEGMYHFDGHRDCAFSSHPIETAKHGGICPVCKKPLVIGVLSRVGDLAERPEGFVLPGAPGFKKLIELDKIIAAASGVKSRSSRKVQEMYALMIGSLGSELEILLEKPIDQIAAVANDVIAEGVRRVRSGELIIKPGFDGQYGEVSIFNEDETPGKGQKRLF
- a CDS encoding histone H1, producing the protein MATKKKPAAKKVVKKAVKKPAAKKAVVKKAVKKAPAKKKVATKKVAAKKPAAKKPAAKKVVKKAVKKPAKKVAKKKK